The following are encoded together in the Nitrosopumilus sp. b3 genome:
- a CDS encoding bifunctional nuclease domain-containing protein: MEIDQAQEPDYESVKIDYVGFVDPYAVEGMVVLKADSGKEFHMRAFSGEVARHISSFGDTDGESAPSIYKMIEEICEENELVLVKVKIYESGEVLRANLYFTGKKDLVLRNYRASDAMALGAFYNIPILVRKNLLKESMEA; encoded by the coding sequence ATGGAAATTGATCAAGCACAAGAACCTGATTACGAATCTGTAAAAATTGATTATGTTGGATTTGTGGATCCGTATGCTGTAGAGGGAATGGTTGTCCTAAAAGCTGATAGTGGAAAAGAATTTCACATGAGAGCTTTTTCAGGTGAGGTTGCTAGACATATCTCCAGTTTTGGTGACACTGATGGGGAGTCTGCACCATCAATTTACAAAATGATAGAGGAGATTTGTGAAGAAAATGAATTGGTTTTAGTCAAAGTAAAAATCTATGAAAGCGGGGAGGTCTTACGTGCAAATTTGTATTTTACAGGCAAAAAAGATCTTGTATTGCGAAATTATCGAGCCTCAGATGCCATGGCTCTGGGGGCATTTTACAATATCCCTATTCTTGTTAGAAAAAATCTCCTAAAAGAAAGCATGGAGGCATAA
- a CDS encoding CBS domain-containing protein, whose amino-acid sequence MSENPERAVSYVLSKSVTKYMDKDVLILSMETETREAARMLRHYETDDIVVTDADKLPVGIVTDDDILRKVSDVTVYAEATRLKDIMTTPLITINEKSTLQDALHIMRDNGIRKLPVISKKNFVIGMIFQATIANVIRDATGTPPRLLSPPVKAILGNLGFVLQFAGVLLLVPAILATILEDTVIATGIYLTTVLLLVTGFFLNSYGEKSSLNLQQASILVFSSLFLLTLFGTVPYLYVLPSDETGIEAFSNAFFSSAAGFTTGGISLFQEPENLSQSFTFFRSYTQLVGGMSFIYLVITAFYPESKLQSMRGFISGRTLHMKELFLTITIIFSIYIVIVASLLYVFGENNIIDNFALAMSTLATGGFVPTSTILHDLVWQEHLILMGGMILGALPFTFHYAFVRKKFLSPKLGKEVLTYFAILGSATVLFISISGLDPLQSAFYSVSASTTAGLQMSSLAGLSGGAHAILIILMIIGGCGFSTAGGLKIFRLMHLRHIGSFLSKAKRSGLSMETKKEIISTLIILALFPIISAIAGLHLAETEQVSFQDGFFEAAGVITTGGLSAGVIDLETDPATKIVLGFLMIFGRLEIIAIIYIFVPKLS is encoded by the coding sequence ATGTCTGAAAATCCAGAGCGAGCAGTATCATATGTTCTGAGTAAATCAGTTACAAAATACATGGACAAAGATGTTTTGATATTGAGTATGGAAACTGAAACCAGAGAGGCAGCTAGAATGTTGCGTCACTATGAAACTGACGACATCGTTGTTACGGATGCAGATAAACTTCCAGTTGGAATCGTTACAGATGATGACATTCTAAGAAAAGTAAGTGATGTCACAGTTTACGCAGAAGCAACTAGACTAAAAGACATCATGACAACCCCACTAATTACAATTAATGAGAAATCAACGCTGCAAGACGCATTGCATATTATGCGAGATAATGGAATTAGAAAATTACCAGTAATATCAAAGAAAAATTTTGTAATTGGAATGATTTTTCAAGCAACAATTGCAAATGTGATTCGGGATGCAACAGGTACACCACCTCGTCTTTTGAGCCCTCCTGTAAAAGCTATTCTTGGTAATTTGGGATTCGTATTACAGTTTGCAGGAGTACTGTTACTGGTTCCAGCTATTCTTGCAACAATATTAGAAGATACAGTTATTGCTACTGGAATTTATCTCACAACAGTTCTATTACTTGTAACAGGATTCTTTCTAAACTCTTATGGGGAAAAATCAAGTCTTAATCTTCAGCAAGCATCAATTCTAGTATTTTCTAGTTTATTTTTACTAACCCTATTTGGCACAGTCCCATATCTGTATGTGCTGCCAAGTGATGAAACAGGTATCGAGGCATTTTCAAATGCCTTCTTTTCAAGTGCTGCGGGATTTACAACTGGAGGAATCTCATTATTTCAAGAACCAGAAAATCTCTCTCAGAGTTTTACGTTTTTTCGTAGTTATACACAATTAGTAGGTGGAATGAGTTTCATCTATTTGGTAATTACAGCATTTTATCCAGAGTCAAAATTGCAATCAATGCGCGGTTTTATTTCAGGCAGAACATTACACATGAAAGAGTTATTCCTAACAATTACAATCATATTTTCTATTTACATTGTCATTGTTGCATCTTTATTGTATGTTTTTGGGGAAAATAACATCATAGACAATTTCGCATTAGCAATGAGTACCCTTGCAACAGGTGGATTCGTTCCAACATCTACAATACTACATGATTTGGTATGGCAAGAACATTTGATATTGATGGGCGGAATGATTTTAGGAGCATTGCCATTTACATTCCACTATGCATTTGTAAGAAAGAAATTCTTGTCTCCAAAATTAGGAAAAGAGGTATTGACATATTTTGCAATATTAGGTAGTGCAACAGTATTATTCATATCAATTAGTGGATTGGATCCATTACAAAGCGCTTTTTATTCAGTATCGGCAAGTACAACAGCTGGATTGCAGATGAGTAGTCTTGCAGGTTTAAGTGGAGGGGCACATGCAATTCTAATAATTTTAATGATAATTGGAGGATGTGGATTTTCAACAGCTGGAGGTCTAAAGATTTTCAGACTAATGCATTTGAGACACATTGGATCTTTTCTAAGTAAAGCAAAAAGATCAGGATTATCAATGGAGACAAAAAAAGAAATCATTTCAACTTTAATTATATTAGCATTATTCCCAATAATTTCTGCAATTGCAGGACTGCATCTTGCTGAAACCGAGCAGGTTTCATTTCAAGATGGATTCTTTGAAGCTGCAGGAGTTATTACTACAGGAGGGTTATCCGCAGGAGTTATTGATTTGGAGACAGATCCTGCAACAAAAATCGTCTTAGGATTTTTAATGATATTTGGCAGATTAGAAATAATTGCAATAATCTACATATTTGTGCCTAAACTTAGTTAA
- a CDS encoding DUF5615 family PIN-like protein, producing MKILVDENLDGMDERLKKLGYDAQSVRKLQLEGKKLGSDYSIINYARENDMIIVTKDTEFRKASEENNFPLILLDDEEILKVIIEKLKNFN from the coding sequence ATGAAAATTTTGGTTGATGAAAATTTAGATGGTATGGATGAGCGACTGAAAAAATTAGGTTATGATGCTCAAAGCGTACGAAAGCTTCAGTTAGAAGGTAAAAAACTAGGATCTGACTATTCTATAATTAATTATGCTCGTGAAAATGACATGATCATAGTAACCAAAGATACTGAATTTCGTAAGGCAAGTGAGGAAAATAACTTCCCCCTAATTCTTCTGGATGATGAAGAAATTCTTAAAGTAATTATAGAAAAACTAAAAAATTTTAATTAA
- a CDS encoding DUF6659 family protein has protein sequence MASAKKIDLLDIVQKILNLDPKMRFAAIIDPKGNIREAIMKTGKTNLKNQKEEEHFCQQVAQRRSMRKEFDRSLGKVRYVHVERERVSQMVIYTKRNIVYFTMEPEMPIDTKIRLITRIKKITADL, from the coding sequence ATGGCATCAGCAAAAAAAATTGATCTTTTAGACATTGTTCAAAAAATCTTAAACTTGGATCCTAAAATGAGATTTGCGGCTATAATTGATCCAAAGGGTAACATTCGTGAAGCAATTATGAAAACGGGAAAAACCAACTTGAAAAATCAAAAAGAAGAAGAGCATTTCTGTCAGCAGGTTGCTCAAAGAAGATCAATGAGAAAAGAATTTGATCGCTCACTTGGAAAAGTTAGATATGTGCATGTGGAACGAGAAAGAGTTTCTCAAATGGTTATTTACACTAAAAGAAATATTGTATATTTTACTATGGAGCCTGAAATGCCAATTGATACTAAAATTAGATTGATTACCCGCATTAAGAAAATAACTGCTGACCTTTAG
- a CDS encoding O-methyltransferase: MKESIVKVLEELEAQSSLEKSRKVNIPPEDRMLTITKETGELLNMILRLKKAKNMLEVGTSVGYSTIWCAEAIAEQSGNIISIEQNPSKIRRAKANFQKAEVNDSIFIKTGNAMNILKELSRQEKYKNFFDFVLIDADKESIIEYFDLILPMVSLQGVIVTDNMLYPEKYREEMKKFSNYLKANPDLITITSEIGNGEEITIKLK, encoded by the coding sequence ATGAAAGAATCAATCGTAAAGGTTCTCGAAGAATTAGAAGCGCAGTCATCCCTTGAAAAATCTAGGAAAGTAAATATCCCACCGGAGGACAGGATGCTGACAATAACTAAAGAAACAGGCGAATTGCTAAACATGATTTTACGCCTAAAAAAGGCAAAAAATATGCTCGAGGTAGGCACGTCAGTAGGATATTCAACCATTTGGTGTGCAGAAGCAATTGCTGAACAATCAGGTAATATCATATCAATTGAGCAAAACCCATCCAAAATTAGGCGAGCAAAAGCAAATTTTCAAAAAGCGGAGGTCAATGATTCAATATTTATCAAAACAGGCAATGCAATGAACATCCTAAAGGAGTTAAGTAGACAAGAAAAATACAAGAATTTTTTTGATTTTGTTTTAATTGATGCAGATAAGGAAAGCATCATAGAATACTTTGATTTAATTTTACCAATGGTCTCATTGCAAGGAGTAATAGTTACAGACAATATGTTGTATCCAGAAAAATATAGAGAAGAGATGAAGAAATTTTCAAATTATTTGAAGGCAAATCCTGATTTGATAACTATCACATCAGAAATTGGTAATGGTGAAGAAATTACGATCAAACTAAAATAA
- a CDS encoding response regulator — protein MGFYNSTILVIEDSKAVRIMLSQYIKKIGFTKIIESETGQEGIQKFNELVEIEITPIVFVGYHLPDMSAAEIIPNILSKMPITKIILETSKDRHEESVRSLFSLGISHYMPKPLRFENMKEVISTIKEEFELDETSGVETESDRIKEHLKAVHRTTITRISQNCGLPTKQVLTYLQKLKSKGDVMQMNPIREILCSNCNSVNTSTIFSCPKCTSSNFSETRLIEHYDCGSVHPDKMFKDDICPQCQKEIKAIGVDYRIMSNLFICKDCEERFPNPEIDLNCIKCGNKFTFFDGKWIDSPTFMWMKEPLESKNMNEEITNQEIINTISNLSQ, from the coding sequence ATGGGATTTTACAATTCAACTATTTTGGTCATAGAGGATAGTAAAGCTGTACGAATTATGCTATCTCAATATATTAAAAAAATTGGATTCACAAAAATTATCGAATCAGAAACGGGTCAAGAGGGAATTCAAAAATTTAATGAATTAGTGGAAATTGAAATCACACCCATTGTATTTGTAGGATATCATTTGCCGGACATGAGTGCAGCTGAAATTATTCCAAACATATTATCAAAAATGCCAATAACAAAAATTATTCTAGAGACATCAAAAGACAGACATGAAGAATCCGTACGAAGTTTATTTTCATTAGGGATTTCACATTACATGCCAAAACCATTACGTTTTGAAAATATGAAAGAGGTGATCAGTACAATTAAAGAAGAATTTGAACTTGATGAAACGTCTGGAGTCGAAACAGAATCAGATAGAATAAAAGAACATTTGAAAGCAGTTCATCGCACAACCATAACTAGAATTTCACAAAATTGCGGATTACCAACAAAACAAGTTTTGACATATTTGCAAAAATTAAAATCAAAAGGAGATGTTATGCAAATGAATCCAATTAGAGAAATACTATGTTCCAATTGCAATTCAGTAAATACATCAACAATATTTTCTTGTCCAAAATGCACAAGTTCAAATTTTTCTGAAACGAGATTAATCGAGCACTATGATTGTGGCTCAGTTCATCCAGATAAAATGTTTAAAGATGATATTTGTCCACAATGTCAAAAAGAGATCAAAGCGATAGGGGTAGATTATAGGATAATGTCAAATTTGTTTATCTGTAAAGACTGTGAAGAAAGATTTCCAAATCCAGAGATTGATCTGAACTGTATTAAATGTGGAAATAAATTCACATTTTTTGATGGTAAATGGATTGACAGTCCAACATTCATGTGGATGAAAGAACCATTAGAATCAAAGAATATGAATGAAGAAATAACTAATCAGGAAATAATCAATACTATTTCAAATTTAAGTCAGTAA
- a CDS encoding 3D domain-containing protein, with the protein MKLGIIIAVILIGIIGIEESFAKESKIPNWILDVYDFWAEKKISDAELINAVKFLNEKSILPLVLQKEYDYKSNFLLTILHNDFVYEENSCNDGWYVTGYFIPVESDYSSYAIEIKIDDQFFEYDYDFVDSVKREGWGKTNNGNYLGWYSNEFHLNEVPLDNFGNTLKVGTIAIDPLSYELGSKIFISSLIEPWNEIIFTANDVGESVKNKHIDVFTGEGIEAEKETFRITSYNNSACFIDE; encoded by the coding sequence ATGAAACTAGGAATTATAATTGCAGTGATTTTGATTGGAATAATTGGAATAGAAGAATCGTTTGCAAAAGAGTCAAAAATCCCAAATTGGATATTAGATGTTTATGATTTTTGGGCAGAAAAGAAAATTTCGGATGCAGAATTAATTAATGCAGTAAAATTTCTAAATGAAAAAAGTATCTTACCATTAGTACTACAAAAGGAATATGACTATAAATCAAATTTTTTATTGACTATATTACATAACGACTTTGTATACGAAGAAAATTCTTGTAATGATGGATGGTATGTTACAGGGTACTTCATACCTGTAGAATCAGATTACTCTAGTTATGCCATAGAAATTAAAATTGATGATCAGTTCTTTGAATATGATTATGATTTTGTAGATTCTGTGAAGAGAGAAGGTTGGGGGAAAACAAATAATGGAAATTATTTAGGTTGGTATTCAAATGAATTTCATCTAAATGAAGTTCCTTTGGATAATTTTGGGAATACATTAAAAGTTGGAACCATTGCTATTGATCCTTTATCATATGAATTGGGCTCTAAAATATTCATTTCATCCCTTATTGAACCATGGAATGAGATAATTTTTACTGCCAATGATGTTGGCGAATCAGTAAAGAACAAGCACATTGATGTTTTTACAGGAGAAGGTATAGAGGCTGAAAAGGAGACCTTCAGAATAACAAGTTACAATAATTCGGCATGTTTTATAGATGAATAA
- a CDS encoding hydrolase produces the protein MCAIWFVFEKKDTDYFANIINDLSSKYNAHPFKPHITAYGLVNIDLDELDNIVRNSIQGEKQFIIEKSSVSYSDVFWKTLFVEFHPNKPLTRINKKLTESLDSISKYEFIPHVSLIYKKMNPDEQEKLAFSISIKNNFKVTGMWIQKFHEDIDKWRIVKKYEFIQ, from the coding sequence ATGTGTGCTATTTGGTTTGTATTCGAAAAAAAAGATACAGACTACTTTGCAAATATCATCAATGATCTAAGTTCTAAATATAATGCTCATCCCTTCAAACCCCATATCACAGCTTATGGGTTAGTCAATATCGATCTTGATGAATTAGACAATATCGTCAGAAATAGTATTCAAGGTGAAAAACAGTTTATCATTGAAAAAAGCAGTGTGTCCTATTCTGATGTTTTTTGGAAGACGTTGTTTGTAGAATTTCATCCAAACAAACCATTGACAAGAATAAACAAAAAATTAACAGAATCTCTTGATTCTATTAGTAAATATGAGTTCATTCCACATGTGAGTTTGATTTACAAAAAAATGAACCCTGATGAGCAAGAAAAATTAGCATTTTCTATTTCCATCAAAAATAATTTCAAAGTAACAGGAATGTGGATTCAAAAATTTCATGAAGATATAGACAAATGGAGGATTGTTAAAAAGTATGAATTTATTCAATGA
- a CDS encoding elongation factor EF-2, with protein sequence MVKFKSTGEVLKIIKNKDQIRNFGVIAHVDHGKTTMSDSLLANSGIIAPSAAGKALAMDFDKEEQARGITIYQANVTLHFTKNDKEYVINMIDTPGHVDFSGRVIRSLRAIDGAVVVCDAVEGIMTQTETVTRMALEERVKPVLFINKVDRLIKELRLTPEKMQQQLADVVSNFNQLIDTYAEPEYKEKWKVSIQDASVTFGSAKDRWAINLDLMKERGISFKDVIDAYENEKVAELVEKAPLADAVLGMVVKHHPAPHEAVKYRIPQIWKGDLDSDVGKALLACSDEGPTIMMIVNMVLDPAAGPVAIGRLFSGKVKDGQTINIIDAKREGRIQSVNFFMGNQREQVGELGAGNIPALLGLTEARAGNTLSSVKDIPMFEGVHYVSEPVVQIAIEPKHPKDLPKLVEILKQLTIEDPNLIVKIDEESGETIVAGMGVLHLDVATHRIQDAKCEIVTSEPLINYRETVKAGCEPIMAKSPNRHNKIFMKVEPLEPEIAHMLRTGEISDMKDKKVVAELLKKAGWDTDTIKRVMKFDSRGNVLINGTKGVQFVQESTDSINSGFEEVMKEGPLCKEQMRDCKFIFTHFVPHEDTAHRGLSQLGPASRRACMGALLTAGTAVLEPTLAIEVRVPTDLVGNVATVLSGKRGKVLDMSQKGASSIITGEIPASETFTLSEEMRGQTAGRATWNTSFKEWTEVPKSMLGPAVADIRKRKGLAPEPPSVNEFIDKE encoded by the coding sequence ATGGTAAAATTCAAGTCAACAGGTGAAGTTCTAAAAATTATCAAGAACAAAGACCAAATTCGTAACTTTGGTGTTATTGCTCACGTTGACCATGGTAAAACTACAATGAGTGACAGCCTTTTGGCAAACTCTGGAATTATTGCACCATCTGCTGCTGGCAAAGCTTTGGCAATGGATTTTGACAAGGAAGAACAAGCAAGAGGAATTACAATTTATCAAGCTAACGTTACTTTACACTTTACAAAAAATGATAAAGAATATGTCATTAACATGATTGATACTCCTGGACACGTAGACTTTAGTGGAAGGGTTATTCGAAGTCTTAGAGCAATTGATGGGGCAGTTGTAGTATGTGATGCAGTTGAAGGTATAATGACTCAAACTGAAACTGTAACTAGAATGGCTCTGGAAGAACGTGTAAAACCAGTTTTGTTTATCAATAAAGTTGATAGACTAATCAAAGAACTAAGATTAACTCCTGAAAAAATGCAACAGCAATTAGCAGATGTTGTATCGAACTTTAACCAATTAATTGATACATACGCTGAACCTGAATACAAGGAAAAATGGAAAGTATCCATTCAGGATGCTAGTGTGACATTTGGTTCTGCAAAGGATAGGTGGGCAATTAACCTTGATTTGATGAAAGAGCGTGGAATTTCATTTAAAGATGTAATTGATGCATATGAAAATGAAAAAGTTGCTGAATTAGTTGAAAAAGCACCCCTAGCTGATGCTGTACTTGGAATGGTAGTAAAACATCATCCAGCACCCCATGAAGCAGTAAAGTATAGAATTCCACAAATTTGGAAGGGTGATTTAGATTCTGATGTTGGAAAAGCATTGCTTGCATGTAGCGATGAGGGCCCAACCATTATGATGATTGTAAACATGGTTTTAGATCCTGCAGCGGGACCTGTAGCGATTGGTAGATTATTTTCAGGCAAAGTCAAAGATGGCCAAACAATTAACATTATTGATGCAAAGAGAGAGGGACGTATACAATCTGTAAATTTCTTTATGGGCAACCAAAGAGAGCAAGTAGGAGAATTAGGAGCTGGAAACATTCCTGCATTACTTGGACTTACTGAAGCTAGAGCAGGAAATACTTTGTCTTCTGTTAAAGACATCCCAATGTTTGAAGGAGTACACTATGTTTCAGAACCTGTTGTTCAAATCGCAATAGAACCTAAACATCCTAAAGATTTACCTAAACTTGTTGAAATTCTCAAGCAACTAACAATTGAAGATCCTAATCTTATTGTAAAAATTGATGAGGAAAGTGGCGAAACGATTGTTGCAGGTATGGGAGTTTTACATCTTGATGTTGCTACACATAGAATCCAAGATGCAAAATGTGAAATTGTTACATCTGAACCTTTGATTAACTATAGAGAAACTGTAAAGGCTGGTTGCGAACCAATCATGGCAAAATCTCCAAATAGACACAATAAAATTTTCATGAAAGTAGAACCGCTAGAGCCTGAAATTGCACACATGTTAAGAACTGGTGAAATCAGTGACATGAAAGACAAGAAAGTGGTTGCAGAGCTATTGAAGAAAGCTGGATGGGACACTGATACAATTAAGAGAGTAATGAAATTTGATTCTCGAGGAAATGTTTTGATTAATGGAACAAAGGGTGTACAATTTGTACAAGAATCTACTGATTCAATTAATTCTGGATTTGAAGAAGTGATGAAAGAGGGACCTCTATGTAAAGAGCAGATGAGGGATTGCAAGTTTATCTTTACTCACTTTGTTCCTCACGAAGACACTGCACACAGAGGACTCTCTCAATTAGGTCCTGCTTCTCGTAGAGCATGTATGGGTGCATTGTTAACTGCAGGAACTGCAGTTTTAGAGCCAACTTTAGCTATTGAAGTTCGTGTACCAACTGATTTAGTTGGAAACGTAGCAACAGTTCTTTCTGGAAAGAGAGGTAAAGTACTTGACATGTCCCAAAAAGGTGCCTCCAGTATCATCACTGGTGAAATTCCAGCTTCTGAGACATTTACACTATCTGAAGAAATGAGAGGTCAGACGGCAGGACGTGCAACATGGAATACTTCGTTTAAGGAATGGACTGAAGTGCCAAAATCAATGTTAGGACCAGCAGTTGCTGATATTAGAAAGCGAAAAGGACTTGCACCAGAACCACCAAGTGTCAACGAATTTATCGACAAAGAGTAA